One Ranitomeya variabilis isolate aRanVar5 chromosome 4, aRanVar5.hap1, whole genome shotgun sequence genomic window, atcacgtgtttatcaacgcaggtgtatactatatataagggagatgacaaacatgtatatactgaggtgaaaatgagaggtgtgaggtgaaaatgaaaaggtgtgagtgcaaaatgagaggagtgagggaaaatagtggagtgatcggaaaatgacagatgtgaggtcgaaatgacaagtgttagggggaatcagaggagtgagggggaaaataagaggagtgacggtgaaaatgagaggtgtgagggagaaaatgagagatgtgagggggaaaatgaaagatgtgatggggaaaatgagaggcgtgatgggaaaataagagaagtgaggtgctataactaaccacagatatttactatgcccaggcaacgccgggctcttcagctagtgataTCATAAAATGCAATTACTTACATTACATTATCACTTCTAGAGTATTACAGGGGTAACAAATGGTGTATGTCGATCACTGGTATCTTATTGCATAACGTTAACTACATTAACtactaaaagagaaaaaaaaaaaaaaaaaaagagagaatgcCGCCAAAGTAAAATTCCGTATAAATTTCATCCTGTAAGCAATATCCCCAAAACCACGGACCCTACTTCTCACATGTATACTAAATTATTATGAATTATAGAGTGTGATGAGAGGAGTTCCATCTGacccatattttctcaaatttatctggacatcctctattctgatataatgtcCGTTCATACGGGATAATTGAGTTTACTAAATCAGCCCAAGCTCTAAGCGAtgggcaagaaccacccatccatcgcAGCGCCAGTACCTTTCGCGCCATAAATAGTGTCTCTCGCAGAAATATCCCAGTGTGGTGATCCCAGgtttccgcatcccacaccccaaataaacaggtcaatggctcaagtgggacaggaatcgaCAACAAGGATGTCAACaatgtcgtcacctctttccaataatgaaaaataacaggacatctccaaatcatatgaatgaaGTCCGCATCACTGGAATGACATCTTAGACAATCTGATGAATggagacgacccattttaaaaaggcgaatcggggtcaaataggattgGTGTATAATGTATAATTAATCGAcggggaaactttagttggagattccaaaaTATCGTCCCATTCTTCCCCTAGTGTATCCGGAAGAAGTCCCTCTCATTTCCCCTTAATAGAATCTATAATAGACTCCCCTCCTATGGATAACAAataggtatataaagaggaaataagtccttgaggaccttgCGAATTAAGAATTCCTATTAAAGGTAGAGACGAAATAGCTCGACCTGTACCCATATTCCGCATGTGCGATTGAAAAGCTGATCTTAATTGTAAATAGCGGAAAAATTGAGACCTCGGGATATTGTAAgaattttgtaattgttcaaaggaagtgaaaatcccctggttatgtatatgACCTACTGAGAGAACACCATACGATATCCAAAATTCCGTGGACGGGTGGCCCAATAGTTCCGGAAAATAActattattccacaatggcatttccgCTGCTATATCAACagatttagttatttttttaatttgtctccatattGATCGTGTCAACCGGAGCATAGGCAACAGACGAGGAACACCAACCCTCTCCAACTCCAGAAACCCCAATGGACAATCAATCTGGGCAGAGTGAAGCAAGTGGTTCTCAGAATTAGGGAGagagttattgggcatccatttatttatcattTTTGCCTGCCCGAGAAAAGGACAAATTTGGCCCATAGTTTTAATGAAAAATATACTACCATTTTGCGCATATAAATGAGTCTCAATGGTAAAAGACTGAGCAAATCTTTGTAGTCTGATTCTACATTTGTACTGCCTTTAAACCGGCATTCCTACTTTTTGGGTAGCTTTGTAACATCTAGGTGACTCTATGAGATAAGGGGTCAAAATTGACTCTAACTCCCACTCGAATTGAGGGTTGTGACCTGCACTGGGGCAAAGCAGTAGTGGATAATGAAAGAGGGTGGATCAAAGAAGCATCCAGATCTTCTATCCCAGAATTAAAAATGTGGTAGCATGAGCCAACACCAGAAAGGAGGGTCCAAAACAATCTCTGGAATCTATATAGAAGATAGCACGGGTCAAGTTGATCATCGTAATTAGTATTTTACTTTAGGTTTCTAATACCTGTTTGTTAGCACTGCCGTCTGATGGATTAACATTCTGTCCTCCTTAGGATCATGGAATTGGCATATACACTGGTAATCTGGGATTGTCATTTGTCGTGGCATTGGcatctatatttttattttattggccTTGGTAcgtattgtactgtaaatcagatGTAATGTGTTGGTGCCATTCTTCCTGTTTTCATATTATTATTTCCAGTTGATTTCTATGTAGAGTGACCACAGTCATACCCAACTCATGGGTCTACCTATACCAGCTATGAAGCCCATAGCTTAAGGGGACCTGGTGCTGAACTGTGCCTCTGCTCCTTGTGACACTATCATTGCAAATCCCTGCCGTTGACATTATGGAAAGCTGGTTTATGCACCCATTTATACAGCTTTCACTGCGGTTAAATAGGTTGCCTTATCTGGGACATTAATTGCATAAGGGTAGAATATCTAGAGACAATCCTTTTATTGTCCACTATACATGCAATATAGCAGTAGCTATAGGATTTCAAGAAGAGCCTAATATAACTCCTGTGAAAACACACCAAATTGAGTGCCCTGAGACCTCTGAATGAATACAAACCTAAACGAGacccctaaacaaatacagaccttCGACCAGATCccgcaaatttaaccccttcacgccacagtccattttcgtttttgcgtttgttttttgctcccctgcttcccagagccataacttttttatttttcggtcaatatgtccatgtgaaggcttgttttttgcaaaacgagttgtacttttgaatgacgccattggttttaccatatcttgtactggaaaacgggaaaaaaattcaagcgcggtgaaattgtaaaaaaaatgtaaaaaaaatgcaatcccacaactgtttttttaatacaacgttcaccaaatgctaaaactgacctgccattatgattctccaggtcattacaagttcaggtTGCAATGGTCCTGGAGACCAGGAGATGTGGTCCTAAAGCTCAGACTGGAATAAGGCAATAAGGAAGCTCCTTCTCTCTCCTCCACCCTCTCTCCATTGTGCCACTGCACATAAAAATGAGCATGCTCACTTCACTTTCCCACAAAAGTCAAGAGGCCTATTATGCCTTTTATTTtcagtaaataataaaaaatgaaaatcaataaaataaaaaagcaacaactccccccccccccaaaaaaaaaaaattaaaacatttagcAAAATTTGTTAGTAAAGATTTTAATTAGTTGAACAAAAAAATTACAATCCTTTAAGACTTTGAGACTTCGGATCGTCAGTATGCTAAGATCGGGATGTAAATTATATTCCAACCTAAAAAGAATAAATGTACAAGTATCATAAGGATGAAAAGTCAAAACTAATGATTtttgtatatattaaaaaaatatataaaatatatattttatatcaaataatatgttttaatatttaatatatttaCCCATCTCCCCCCACccctattatttttttattaatatgatgtgtgtgtgtgaaatGCTTTACAAAAATGATTATTTCTACCACTAAATGTCCAATGCTGTTTTTGGAGCTATTTCATAAATACAGAAGTTCATTCATTGAAGAGCGGCTTTCTCCATAAATAAGGGCTGATTATGAATGGAATTTATTCTACACTTCCTATCTGGGAATGTTATGGTTATTTTTCTAAGCTTCCTTTTTGGCATTTCTTTTAGATGACCAAAGCTGCAAGAATGAAGGAAATCTCAATGAGAAAGTGTTTTCATCTACTGGTTTACATTAAAGTTTGCACTGAATTTTTAGATATTTTTGTAAGGGACTGCAAGAAAAAAAGACGCTGTTATGGTAACTAAAATCATTTTATAGATTGGTACACTTTTGGAGGTACGGATATACAATATGTGTTTTTTTAAGATTATAATtgtttaatggaaaaaaaataaaataaatagtactcattcttttttatgtttttgaatATATTGAAAaataatttagtatatttttctttgtcagaaaacagCACACTGCTGCCTCCAATTCGTCGTCCTGACAATCACACCATTTACTGATGATTGATGAATGAGGCAATGCCTACTATTACTACTATGCAGGTTATTTAGAGCTTCCCAGTGAATGTATAGCATATACACATCCGATTTTGACACATGGGTATATATACACCTCTGTACGGTCGCTACCTAGCTTCACAATAATCAACGAAAAACAAGCTGCCACCACTAATTGTTTATTACAGGCCAATTGGTCACTTGTTACTGGTGATGTGTGGCCTCATGAGACTCCAGGTACCAAAAATTAGAAGATCACTGATCTGAAAGATATTTGTCCCACTGGAGGTCCCAGGCGGGAGATATTAATGCCATATTTCTGATCATCATTTTAGCTTTCTATACATATGAGTCATGGCATATACAACTTTATTCATCTGACCAATATTAATTCTGGGATGCAAGTGAATGCATTGCGTTGCACATTGTGCCGCGATGCGGGACATATGTCTACCATAACCATAGATTCTACACCTGTCACAATAAACCCAATATCATATCTGGTATTTGGCTCTGTCCCAGCTAAACCCTCGCTCTGTGTAGTTCTTTGTAGACAGGAAGGACTTATAATCATTACACTCTGTTATTAACTTTTCCCACTGATCACTCCACAGGACGTAGCTACATCACAGCGTGGGGTCGTAGAGCAAAGGGTTGGAATGGAGTGCTAGCTCTTTTACAATTTATAAAGAAGCTATACTTCTATGCCCAATATGACTGTTAAAGCTTCCTTCTCAAGAGATGGTTTAAGAGATTGGTTATATTTTACCTTACATTTATGACATTTAGCAGCATTATTTAACTACTGTATTGGAATTTCTGGAATTTCTGTATAGTCCAACACAGGGTCTTCTAACAGGCATTCTCACGGGTCTTTGACTTTTGTTAAACCTCAGGCTGCCATTTCACAATTATCTAGGGATGATTAAAGCCTAATCGAAGAAAATTCTACTTTTATTTATACCCAATAGTCAATGGCTTAATACCCAAccgaacacctatggggaattctgaagagacaagatgTCATCTCTCTCTCTCCAGACTCTAAAAAGTTCGTTCTTGAAGAATGGGAAGAATGGAAAAAGAGTGATGTTGCAATATGCCACCAACTAGTTCATTTCAGGCCTATAACACTTGATGCTGTCCTTATAAATGTTGCAGGTCATACAATAAACGAGATGTAGTAATTTTTGATGTGGGTTGTATCTATGTTTTGCATCAATTAATTTGAGTAAAACTAAAAAAATTGTAacaagttatattattaaccttactttcatgttctgGGTTAAAAATGCTCTATGCatctcagtcttgtcaaaatttagGAACTTGTTCTTGTATTCAATGAGATGTTTATtttaaatcttacttttcaaaggaggTGTACTCATTTATACTGAGCATTATagatataggttttttttttagtcCCCCTTTGGAAATTGAGCCTTAGATCGCTTGTACGGTACACTGCAATACAGTGATATTGAATTATATTCTAACAttacagatctcctatgaagcttaGACACACGCTAGGCTTCATAGATATGCAAACATGGCCGACATGGGGGAGGCTTCTTCAGTTAGATCCAGTCTTAAGTAATACATTTTTATAATCTTTTTCTCATCTGGAGGAGAGATGGCGACATCTGCAGTGTGGACATATTCAATCCCACTCAAATTGAAGATTAGCGAATACAATGCCTGAGACTTTTCATAGTGTGAGAATGACCTTGGGTAAATCCAAGCAAGTTCTTATTTCCTTAGCTAATTAGAGTGTGAACATATGTCTTTGATTAGCCATTATGCTGATTGTTTAGAATGTGACAAATAAGGAGCCGATAATAAGATTCGATAAGTATAAGTCACATTGTTGCTGTGGAGTGAGAATGTCCAAGTTTTTCCCCCAGACATTCTCAAATATCATCTTCTTCTATTGTGTTATAACATATAATATCTCTACTTACATGGATACAGACCAGTGATAAAAGAGATAAGAAGAGAAGCAGCATAGAGGCAGTCATTACAGCAGCtgcaaaataaaaaagtatgaataaCAGTCAAGTAAAAAAATGTCAAGGGCACTGGTCAAGTGCCCACAGCTGGTAGCCTCTAGCTGCTGGACTAAAGCACTACAAGACTCCTAATACCTGTTGCATCCACAGGACCACTTCTGATGAGTAGGGCTCCCTGACCCAATGTAATAACACCATGGTGTGTATTAATCAGAAGAGGAACTAGAGATCCTGTAGGAAGTAGGATGTTCGCAATGCTCTTGTCCGGCAGCCTCAGGCTACCAACATGACCGCTCAGTCTGAGTCCAGCAAATGGTTTGGCTAAGTTCTAGAACCCAGCATGCCCAATCCCCAGGAGCACAGTCAGAGGCCGGACATGCGAACGGGATCGTTCGTTAATTCCCCCTATATTGAGAGGTTAGGCCAATTTTTTTCCCCCATGTAGTCTAAAACACAATGCCCAGTTTTTTAAAGGCATCAAAATATATGTGCAAAAATATTAATATAGATCAAAATTACCATTTGCAACAATTATTTGGGTTCCTTTAGATTGAAAACGGGTCGAAATGCCATCTTTTTGCGCTATTGCCACACAGTAGTAATCATTTGACTTGTTGACTTTCATTTCAATTGTGTAATCGGTTAAAGTTCCTTTAAAAGTGATGTCTGGATTTTCAGTGAAGTATTTATTGGAGTTCCGCTTCATCAACGCTGGCAGGTTTTCGCTTATTTCTATAGATATGAAGTCAACATCACACGTGCCTTGAGTGGTGCAGGTGAATTTGACTTGACTTCTTAGGGGCACATTATTTATCTTATCCGGTTTCTGGTTAATTTCTACAGGGGAAACAGAAAGCATGTTAAAAAAAAGTGAATGTCATTAAAAGTTGATCAAGATATATCTAATCCATCTCAAGGTCCATACCAGTCAATCTACTCTACTCAGGGTTGGATAATAGAGACGATACATAGGAAAAGTCTACTGTGGCCTCTATGACCTTGGAGATCTAGTAGGCCACCAAAACTTTCCTATCCCGCTTCATGTCTGATTATTAAAATTCCAATAGATTGGGAAATTCAGTTGAGAATTATTTTAAGCTGGTGCTCTATTTCCTTTTTCTGGGTCATCCCTCTTCCTATGTGCAGCCCCAAATTGTGCGCAATCTGTCACAAGTTTACCATGAGACCCATACTTTTCAAGTTACTTTCCTCATGGGATGAATTAAGGTTGGTGTAAGCACTTAAGAAAAAATGAAAGGGAACCCAAAACCAGTAGCAAACACTAACACATGTCCATGGTCCTCCTCTCAACACTGTTGATGAGATTGTGATTAAAGAAGCCTTCCTCCCAACAAagcttttattctcttaatatattgcaatcatcatataatATGGCACTATGtgcttacaattgttcattttgccctTTTAccaagttaattcttctgttttccattaggcctatgacatcacatgattaatccCATCATGACCCCCAGCTTTTTTCAATTTTGCGTTTTCGCTTTTCGCTCCGctccttcccagggccataacttttttatttttagatcaatatgcccatgtgagggcttatttttatgtgggacaagttgtacttttgaatgacactattgggtTTTGCATGACAtgtaaattccaagtgtggtgaaattccaaataagtgcagtcccacacttgttttttgcttggctttttgctagattcactaaatgctaaaactgacctgccattatgattctccaggttattatgagttcatagacaacaaacatgtctaggttattttttatctaagtggtacaaAAAAATtcgaaactttgctaaaaaaaaaaaaagatttgcgcaattttccgatacacgTTGCGTCTCCATTTCTCGTGATCTGAGTttgggtgagggcttagtttttgcgtgccgagctgacatttttaatgataccattttggtgcagatacattcctttaatcgcctgttattgcattttaattttaattctggtgtttcaaatttttttcttgctacaccgtttagcaatctggttaatccttttttttattgatagatcgggcaattcggaATGCGGCGgcatcaaatatgtgtatatttgattttttttattgttttattttgaatggggcgaaaggggggtgatttaaacttttatatttttttatttttttcatatttttaaacctttttttttttttttacttttgccatgcttcaatagcctccatggaaggctagaagctggcacaactcgatccactgctgcataggagcgatgcatatgttcctatgtagctgaattactgcatttctatgagacctctgcttgtcatgccgatgcatcgcggcccaatggccggaagcgctaaatacccctgtcagcatttgacagcagcatttaactagttaatagcggcgagtgtatcgcgattccaccagccgctatgctattgcgggcacatgtcagctgtaaaaaactgctgacatgtcccagctttgatgcgggctcaccgccagagcccgcatcaaagtgggggttctgatctcggacatactatcccgtccgaggtcagaaaggggttaaaaattgaaCAGCTGCATCATTCTAagttctacagctctggcaaaaattaagagaccaccacatcaaaagcccaatctacagacctgaaccccattgaaaacctctggaatgtaatcaagaggatgatggatagtcacaagccatcaaacaaaaaagaactgcttacatttttgctccagaagctgtgtgaaagactggtggaaagtatgccaagacgcatgaaagctgtgattaaaaatcatggttaatccacaaaatattgatttctgaactaaggtaaaacattagtattgttgtttcttaatgattaggaacttgttttctttgccttatttaaggtctgaaagcactaggtttttattaattttgaccatttttctttgtcagaaaaaaaatacaaaatatactgcttggaacttcggagacatgttgacagaagtttatagaataaaagagcaatttacattttactcaaaaatatacctataaagagaaaaatcagacaaactgaacattttgcagtggtctcttaattttttccagagcggtatatagagttgtgctcaaaagtttacataccccgggagaatgataacaccaaaaccttttctccactcatggttagtcgttgggtgaagccatttattgtcaaactactgtgttttctctttttaaatcataatgacaacccaaaacatccaaatgaccctgatcaaaagttcacataccccatttcttaataccgtgtattgccccctctaacatcaatgacaatttaagtattttgtggtagttgttgaTAAGCTTTTCTTttatctcagatggtaaagctgcccactcttcttggcaaaaattcCTGGGctctctagcatgaactgcacgcttgagatctccccagagtggctcaatgatattgaggtcaggagactgagatggccactccagaaccttcactttgttctgctgtagacaggtcaacttggccttgtgttttggatcgttgtcatgttggaacatcaaagtacatcccatgcgcagcttccgggctgatcattgcaaatttgcctccagtgtttgctgataacatgctgcattcatctttccttcaaccttgaccaagtttcctgtgcctttttgTGTGCCTTTgtggctcacacatccccaaaacatcaacaatcaacctccatgctttacagtaggaatggtgttcctttcattataggccttgttgaACTCTCTCCAAATGTATAgtttatggttgtggtcaaaaagttcaattttggtgtcatcttttcaaattaccttgttccagaaggcttgcctctgtgctgttttgcatattgtaggcgagatactttgtggcatttgcacagtagtggctttcttctggcgacaagACCATACAGCCcagttttcttcaagtgcctccttattgtacatcttgaaacagccacaccactagttttcagagagtcctgtatgtcagctgatgttatttgtgggtttttcattGCATCCATAACAATTTTGCTGGCAGTTGTGGactaaatttttgttggtctacctgaccatggttttgattTTACAaagcccttgattttccatttgttaatcacagtttgatcactgcgactggcattatcaattccttggatatctttttgtatctctttcctgttttatacagttcaattaccttttttcacaaagatccattgacaattattttgcttttcccatgactcacaatccagaagtgtcagtggctggatgaaagatgcaagagatcccagaaattcactcagctcttatgcgcacacactgattacaagcaaacaggtcactggtggggatgttacctttagtcgtcattcaaacccatttgtgccaacttctgtgcatgttatcaggccaaaatcaccagggtatgtgaacttttgatcagggtcatttggatgttttgggctgttattatgatttaaaaagagaaaacacagtatttgacaataaatgtcttcacacaaccactaaccatgagtggagataaagttttggtgttatcatttatattctctggaaaaagaccaagacagcaaaaattctgcctgggtatgtaaacttttgagcacaactgtagaaacaggaagtgcatgagtcatcattagaactacaattctacatcactgcaaagttaTTGTCAGCCCAGCTGCACCCCCTGTTAAATTCATGACTTGGCTACCCCGCTCCTCCCCCTGGcaaggactttgcagtgatgtagaattatAGTTCTAATAATGACTCACGCATGGAAAAGAGACTTCCTTTTTATACAGCTTTCTATATAGCTTTGAGGGATTCAGCTAGTGATGTGATGACATAGACCTAATgaggagaagaattaactgggcaaAAGGGCAAAATTAAcaattgtaagtaaacagtgctATTTAATATAACAattgcaatgtattaagaggataaaaaaattGGTGGGAGGAGAGCTTGCTAACACTGGGATACATATTACAGACACGCTGTGGATGCCAGTATATGGGACACAAATTAATGTATAAAGGgacaagtggggtgaaattgcactATTTCCCTAGGTTCCCGCAGCCATTTACTATTTTACATCATATTttgcctttagggtatgtgcacacgttgcagatttgcctgtggaattttctgtgcagattctgcatctcttggcagaaaacgcaagtaaaaatcagcgcggatttgatgcgtttttgatgcggattttcatgctttttttcatgcggatttgtctgcgtttttgtaagctaaataaagatctattatttaacaaaaaaaaagaattgtgatgtaatttccttatccaacctcttcatttacatactcttttgaagtataatgtttacacacacagatagagagatagatcgatagataatagatagatctatagatggatctaactatctatcaatatatctatctatctatagatatatctagctatctattatttatctatctatctttagattgatctatccatctatctatagatatatctatccatcaatCTATAGTtatatctatccatctagctatagatatatctatccatctgtctacagatatatctaactatctatagatgcatagatatatagatatatttatagataaatagatagatactgtaaatagtatcagaagctccccctggtggcctggagtgtgaatgtgttgcatgtttgtggtacctggatgcagttatccttccttgcctccgaacgtagcatcactcccccccgggaggaaagcaatatcactgtgatgaccaggaccctggggcaccacactatggcctgggaaggggttaatacccatggatcttcccagtttatgaatatcagcccgcagctgcatatttggcatttactggctattaaaatggggggacccccccaaaaaaattatggggggtccccctataattaatagacagaaaaggctatgcagacagctgcgggctgatattcatagcctaggaaggggccatggatatttcccccccggctacaaacaccagttctcagccaccccagaaatgatgcaccaattctggcacttagcctctctcttcccactgccctgtattggtggcaaatggggtaatatttgtggggttgatgtcacctttgaaatgtaatgtgacatcaagccagcttagtaatggagagtgtcaataagacacctatccattactaatcctatagttgtataagGGTTAAATAagaacagccagaataaagtatttgaatgaaataaaacactaaacacagtttgctatctttattgttctgccaatccatgcgacgcccttgatctactgcaaaaaaaaataaaataataaaccagcacaaatactccctggtccgatgtagtccatttaacccctttctgccattggacgtactattccatccatgtggggtgggcccttattcccaaggacggaatagtacgtccagcacgatcggccacgctcacggggggagcgcggccgatcgcggccgggtgtcagctgcctatcgcagctgacatccggcactatgtgccagaagcggtcacggaccgcccccggcacattaacccccggcacaccgcgatcaaacatgatcgcggtgtgccggcggtacagggaagcatcgcgcagggagggggctccctgcgggcttccctgagacccccggagcaacgcaatgtgatcgcgttgctgcgagggtctcctacctcctatccctgcaggccccggatccaaaatggccgcggggctgcatccgggtcctgcagggattacttccgggtgccgtgcaggtgctggtaagtgagatcagtgatctgacagacaggcgctggtaagcctgcagccctgcacagcagatcgccgatctgacagagtgctgtgcacactgtcaaatcaccgatctgtaatgtccccccctgggacaaagtaaaaaagttaaaaaaaaaattcccacatgtgtaaaaaaaaaataaaataaaaattcctaaataaagaaaaaaaaaatatgtattattcccataaatacattcctttatctaaataaaaaaaatcaaacaataaaagtacacatatttagtatcgccgcgtccgtaacgaccccacctataaaactatatcactagttaaccccttcagtgaaca contains:
- the LOC143766092 gene encoding uncharacterized protein LOC143766092 isoform X2, with protein sequence MILSSLLCLYILQISMVASCTLEINQKPDKINNVPLRSQVKFTCTTQGTCDVDFISIEISENLPALMKRNSNKYFTENPDITFKGTLTDYTIEMKVNKSNDYYCVAIAQKDGISTRFQSKGTQIIVANAAVMTASMLLLFLSLLSLVCIHVGI
- the LOC143766092 gene encoding uncharacterized protein LOC143766092 isoform X1, whose protein sequence is MILSSLLCLYILQISMVASCTLEINQKPDKINNVPLRSQVKFTCTTQGTCDVDFISIEISENLPALMKRNSNKYFTENPDITFKGTLTDYTIEMKVNKSNDYYCVAIAQKDGISTRFQSKGTQIIVANAAVMTASMLLLFLSLLSLVCIHVNISFIP
- the LOC143766092 gene encoding uncharacterized protein LOC143766092 isoform X3, which encodes MILSSLLCLYILQISMVASCTLEINQKPDKINNVPLRSQVKFTCTTQGTCDVDFISIEISENLPALMKRNSNKYFTENPDITFKGTLTDYTIEMKVNKSNDYYCVAIAQKDGISTRFQSKGTQIIVANAAVMTASMLLLFLSLLSLVCIHVGI